One window of Saccharomyces kudriavzevii IFO 1802 strain IFO1802 genome assembly, chromosome: 10 genomic DNA carries:
- the PRY1 gene encoding sterol-binding protein (similar to Saccharomyces cerevisiae PRY1 (YJL079C) and PRY2 (YKR013W); ancestral locus Anc_1.291) produces MKLSKLSILTSALATTAFAAPAVVTVTEHAHNAAVVTVQGVVYVENGQTLTTYKTFAPASAAKPTSTATAVIAPPIASASASASGSSGSNAALSALQDLANVWGKTTDSTTTLTPSTSPSQSQPQATATASPAVTATTSQAAATSASASDDELSDFASSVLAEHNKKRALHKDTPALTWSNTLATYAQDYADNYDCSGTLTHSGGPYGENLALGYDGTSAVDAWYNEISSYDFSNPGFSGNTGHFTQVVWKSTTQVGCGIKTCGGAWGDYVICSYDPAGNYEGEYADNVEPLA; encoded by the coding sequence ATgaaactttcaaaattatcgATCTTAACATCCGCTTTAGCCACGACCGCGTTTGCCGCTCCCGCCGTCGTTACTGTGACCGAACATGCCCATAATGCTGCTGTCGTCACCGTGCAAGGCGTCGTTTACGTCGAGAACGGCCAAACTCTCACGACTTACAAAACATTTGCTCCTGCTTCTGCCGCTAAACCAACTTCTACAGCCACTGCAGTGATAGCTCCCCCCATCGCTTCTGCTTCTGCTTCTGCTTCCGGGTCCAGTGGTTCTAATGCGGCCTTGTCTGCTTTGCAGGACCTAGCCAACGTCTGGGGTAAGACTACCGATTCGACCACCACGTTGACGCCATCCACATCTCCATCGCAATCGCAGCCTCAAGCTACTGCCACTGCTTCACCTGCTGTAACCGCCACGACTTCCCAAGCCGCTGCCACCTCCGCATCTGCTTCAGATGACGAATTGTCAGACTTTGCCTCTTCTGTCCTGGCTGAACATAACAAGAAGAGAGCCTTGCATAAGGACACTCCAGCTCTGACCTGGTCCAACACTTTGGCCACCTACGCTCAGGACTATGCTGACAACTACGACTGTTCAGGTACTTTGACTCATTCCGGTGGTCCATACGGTGAAAATTTGGCCCTAGGCTACGATGGCACAAGCGCTGTTGATGCCTGGTACAACGAAATTTCCAGCTACGATTTCTCGAATCCAGGTTTTTCAGGCAACACGGGCCACTTTACTCAAGTTGTCTGGAAGTCTACTACGCAAGTCGGTTGTGGGATCAAAACCTGTGGCGGTGCGTGGGGTGACTATGTCATCTGTAGTTACGACCCTGCAGGAAACTACGAAGGTGAATACGCTGACAACGTCGAACCCCTAGCTTGA